One window of the Coleofasciculus sp. FACHB-1120 genome contains the following:
- a CDS encoding phosphatase PAP2 family protein, which translates to MREIAKRVISALPQWWRSHILPLLFTIPAAGLFVAALGLWGFAQIADEVLDKETQAIDTAILVAIRSLHAPLLDRLMLGFTFVGEPTVLLVICLGFGIWLYRGGRRGQAITLAIAGVGAVGLNYLLKVVFGRARPALWDRVIDVGQYSFPSGHAMISMVVYGALGYLLVKQLGRWHIAIATGTLLLVTGIGLSRLYLGVHWPTDVVAGYAAGIVWLMTCILSLEIWQEYYKPALQKTPVPNEEESNITNRR; encoded by the coding sequence ATGCGCGAAATTGCCAAGCGAGTTATCTCCGCGTTGCCGCAGTGGTGGCGATCGCACATATTGCCCTTGTTATTTACGATTCCAGCGGCGGGTCTGTTTGTTGCTGCTCTGGGGCTGTGGGGATTTGCCCAAATTGCTGACGAAGTTTTAGACAAAGAAACCCAAGCCATTGACACGGCAATTCTAGTGGCTATCAGAAGCCTGCACGCGCCGCTGCTCGATCGGCTAATGCTGGGATTCACATTTGTGGGAGAACCTACGGTGTTGCTGGTCATTTGCTTGGGCTTCGGGATTTGGCTGTACCGAGGCGGTCGGCGAGGGCAAGCTATAACACTTGCGATCGCTGGAGTGGGTGCGGTTGGCTTAAACTATTTACTCAAGGTGGTATTTGGTCGCGCCCGTCCGGCACTTTGGGATCGGGTGATTGATGTGGGTCAATACAGCTTTCCCAGCGGTCATGCGATGATTTCAATGGTTGTTTACGGCGCACTGGGCTATTTACTGGTCAAGCAGTTGGGTAGATGGCACATCGCGATCGCTACCGGGACACTGCTATTGGTTACGGGTATTGGTCTGAGTCGCCTTTATCTCGGCGTCCATTGGCCTACAGATGTCGTCGCTGGCTATGCAGCAGGGATTGTGTGGTTGATGACCTGTATCCTCAGCCTAGAAATTTGGCAAGAATATTACAAGCCAGCCCTTCAAAAAACGCCCGTCCCTAACGAAGAAGAATCCAATATCACTAACCGCAGATAA
- a CDS encoding flavin-dependent dehydrogenase, with the protein MREILYLEVPTPDIVAVRTWLQQEYNPAAGEKLLTPDGIRLQFSDPGSLRKTDTARNPAIPQPELSIFLWSVQRTTYLKVFRWTQKAVPGEREILKQLTTNLRSRFAQQYPEPPAIDLSKQSIFEALAHDYPETVRFFQKMPNGEYDLNRVYWWEKRWRESVRNPKQPAQVIFRGDGDRGNKKGDEAFTDSSVLPPQSSSYDLIYVGGALGVIHAAVMAQLGYRVLLLERLPFGRMNREWNISRDEFQSLIDLGLFTPGEFESLIAAEYVDGFHKFFDANNPPKLKAQVLHTPTVLNVGLDAEKLLRLCGEKLTKAGGEIWDETEFIRADIERSQVTVQAKHLPSQAQRQASGRLLVDAMGTASPIAWQLNGGRTFDSVCPTVGAVVASGFEPGVWDSKYGDVLNSHGDISRGRQLIWELFPAEGEEVTFYLFHYHQVHPENPGSLLEMYEDFFNILPEYRRCDMEKLVWKKPTFGYIPGHFSVGSGDRTVAFDRLIGIGDAASLQSPLVFTGFGSLVRNLSRLTNLLDTALKHDLLQARHLNQIRAYQSNVSVTWLFSKGMMVPTGTYLPPQRINSMLNTFFGLLATEPPEVADTFIKDRVNWLTFNRLALKAAWINPALLLWIWELAGAKDILRWLGSYFSFTRYALVVWLLGGWFPSAIRRLQPSLEKRYPALWLWLLTQSYALTAGMRRPQKNRQLSPREGQRQKPSERVAIKN; encoded by the coding sequence ATGAGAGAAATACTTTACTTAGAAGTTCCTACCCCGGATATAGTCGCCGTCCGCACCTGGTTGCAACAGGAGTACAATCCAGCAGCAGGGGAGAAACTGCTCACGCCCGACGGTATCAGGCTGCAATTTTCCGATCCTGGGAGCCTTAGGAAAACGGATACAGCCCGAAATCCCGCGATTCCGCAACCCGAACTCTCCATTTTTCTTTGGTCGGTGCAGCGAACCACGTATCTGAAGGTCTTCCGTTGGACACAGAAGGCTGTCCCCGGTGAAAGAGAAATCCTGAAACAACTTACTACCAATCTGAGAAGCCGGTTTGCCCAACAATATCCAGAACCACCGGCGATTGATTTGTCAAAGCAGTCTATTTTTGAAGCTTTGGCTCACGATTACCCGGAAACAGTCCGCTTCTTTCAAAAAATGCCGAACGGGGAATATGACCTGAATCGTGTCTATTGGTGGGAGAAACGTTGGCGCGAGAGCGTTCGCAATCCGAAGCAGCCAGCACAGGTTATCTTCCGAGGAGACGGGGACAGGGGGAATAAAAAGGGAGATGAAGCCTTTACTGATTCCTCAGTCCTCCCCCCTCAGTCCTCTTCCTACGACCTGATTTATGTAGGTGGTGCCTTGGGCGTCATCCACGCTGCTGTCATGGCTCAACTCGGCTACCGGGTTCTATTGCTGGAACGGCTACCTTTCGGGCGGATGAACCGGGAGTGGAATATTTCCCGCGATGAATTTCAAAGCTTGATTGATTTAGGCTTATTTACTCCGGGGGAGTTTGAAAGCCTGATTGCAGCCGAATATGTAGACGGATTTCACAAATTCTTCGATGCCAATAATCCACCCAAGCTAAAAGCACAGGTATTGCATACCCCAACGGTGCTGAATGTGGGATTGGACGCCGAGAAACTACTGCGTCTGTGTGGGGAAAAACTCACCAAAGCGGGCGGGGAAATTTGGGATGAGACGGAGTTTATCCGGGCGGATATTGAGCGATCGCAAGTTACTGTGCAAGCGAAACATCTGCCCAGCCAAGCTCAACGCCAAGCCAGCGGACGTCTGCTGGTAGATGCGATGGGAACCGCTTCGCCGATTGCATGGCAGTTGAATGGAGGCCGCACTTTTGATAGTGTTTGCCCAACCGTCGGAGCTGTGGTTGCTAGCGGGTTTGAGCCGGGAGTATGGGATTCCAAATACGGGGATGTACTGAACAGTCACGGCGATATTTCGCGGGGACGCCAGCTGATTTGGGAGTTATTCCCGGCTGAAGGTGAGGAAGTTACCTTCTACTTGTTCCACTATCATCAGGTGCATCCTGAGAATCCCGGCTCATTATTAGAAATGTATGAAGATTTTTTCAACATTTTGCCAGAGTATCGCCGCTGCGATATGGAGAAGCTGGTGTGGAAAAAGCCGACATTTGGGTATATTCCGGGTCACTTTAGTGTTGGAAGTGGCGATCGCACGGTCGCCTTCGATCGACTGATTGGCATTGGCGATGCTGCCTCTCTCCAATCTCCCCTCGTCTTTACCGGCTTCGGTTCCCTGGTTCGCAATCTCTCCCGTTTAACCAACCTTCTCGATACCGCTCTCAAACATGACTTGCTCCAAGCCCGCCATTTAAACCAGATTCGCGCTTATCAAAGTAACGTCTCCGTTACCTGGCTATTTTCTAAAGGCATGATGGTTCCCACCGGCACCTATTTACCGCCGCAGCGAATTAACTCGATGCTGAATACCTTTTTTGGGCTTTTGGCGACAGAACCCCCAGAGGTGGCAGACACGTTTATTAAAGACCGAGTGAATTGGCTAACCTTCAATCGGCTGGCGCTAAAAGCCGCTTGGATCAATCCAGCTTTACTGTTATGGATTTGGGAACTCGCTGGTGCGAAGGATATCCTGCGCTGGTTGGGCAGCTATTTCAGCTTTACACGCTATGCCCTTGTTGTTTGGTTGCTGGGAGGTTGGTTTCCGAGCGCTATCCGGCGTCTACAACCCTCGCTAGAAAAACGCTATCCCGCTTTGTGGTTGTGGCTGCTGACTCAAAGCTATGCCCTCACTGCTGGGATGCGGCGTCCTCAAAAGAACCGTCAACTTTCCCCACGGGAAGGGCAGAGGCAAAAGCCATCGGAGAGGGTCGCGATTAAAAATTAA
- the csaB gene encoding polysaccharide pyruvyl transferase CsaB — protein sequence MGQIRAVLCGYYGQGNAGDEALLASLLQMLPADVTPIVLSGNPKKTRDRYGVESCSRKAFLPVQQALRKSDVFIWGGGSLIQDATSALSPLYYGGLMGLAQKRGLKTIAWAQGIGPLNRNLTRWIARKAIAGCQAVSVRDRASAALLMNWKIPYIQAPDPVWALDAKPVKGLWDLPAPRVAVTLRSHPQLTPARLANLTHALIDFQKATQTCILLVPFQASQDLAIAQSIQPQLPGASHIFSLNDPRELKGLFQGVEMAIGMRYHSLIMAAAQECRCFALSYDPKVSLLMEELNLPGWDLTQLPDDPNLISQTWLEHYVNGDPLSPHQIQSLVDRALMHRDLLNDALAPE from the coding sequence ATGGGACAGATTCGAGCGGTTTTGTGTGGATATTATGGGCAGGGCAATGCAGGCGATGAAGCATTGCTGGCATCGTTGCTGCAAATGTTACCAGCTGATGTGACGCCGATTGTGCTTTCTGGGAATCCCAAAAAGACGCGCGATCGCTATGGCGTAGAAAGTTGTTCGCGCAAGGCTTTCTTACCAGTGCAGCAAGCACTCCGCAAATCGGATGTTTTCATCTGGGGGGGCGGGAGTCTGATACAAGATGCTACCAGTGCCCTAAGTCCCCTCTACTACGGGGGATTGATGGGATTAGCCCAGAAGCGGGGATTGAAAACCATTGCCTGGGCGCAGGGAATTGGCCCCTTGAACCGCAATTTGACTCGCTGGATTGCGCGAAAAGCGATCGCAGGTTGCCAAGCCGTCAGCGTGCGCGATCGCGCCTCTGCTGCCCTGCTGATGAATTGGAAAATCCCCTATATCCAAGCCCCAGACCCGGTTTGGGCGTTAGACGCGAAGCCAGTAAAGGGACTATGGGATTTACCGGCACCGAGAGTCGCCGTCACCTTGCGATCGCATCCCCAACTGACTCCCGCGCGACTTGCCAACTTAACTCACGCCTTGATTGACTTTCAAAAAGCCACTCAGACCTGCATTTTACTGGTGCCATTTCAAGCAAGTCAGGATCTAGCGATCGCTCAGTCTATTCAACCGCAATTACCAGGTGCCAGCCATATCTTTTCTCTCAATGACCCTAGAGAATTGAAAGGATTATTCCAGGGCGTCGAAATGGCAATCGGGATGCGCTACCACAGCTTAATTATGGCGGCAGCACAAGAATGTCGCTGTTTCGCCCTCAGCTACGACCCCAAAGTTAGCTTGCTGATGGAAGAACTCAATCTGCCGGGGTGGGACTTAACTCAATTGCCTGACGACCCCAACTTGATTAGTCAAACTTGGTTAGAACACTACGTCAACGGCGACCCCCTGTCACCCCATCAAATACAGTCCTTAGTTGATCGGGCACTGATGCATCGGGATTTGTTGAATGACGCTTTAGCGCCAGAATAG
- a CDS encoding DUF2499 domain-containing protein codes for MHALSIPTWIIHVSSVIEWIAAIWLIWIYGEVTRNRAWWGLSFAMLPALVSAMCACTWHYFDNPESLEWLVTLQAAMTLLGNFTLLAAAWWIWRSSPAANQKDDAPIISPKSR; via the coding sequence ATGCACGCACTCTCAATTCCTACCTGGATTATTCACGTTTCCAGCGTCATCGAGTGGATTGCCGCTATTTGGTTGATCTGGATCTACGGCGAAGTAACTCGCAATCGGGCTTGGTGGGGATTATCCTTTGCCATGCTACCGGCATTAGTCAGCGCCATGTGTGCCTGCACTTGGCACTATTTTGACAACCCAGAATCCTTAGAATGGCTGGTGACGCTTCAGGCGGCGATGACTTTGCTGGGTAACTTCACCCTTTTAGCGGCTGCTTGGTGGATTTGGCGTTCATCACCCGCTGCCAATCAAAAAGACGATGCGCCAATTATCTCTCCAAAGTCACGGTAA
- a CDS encoding DUF3593 domain-containing protein has translation MSKETLFALSLFPYLGFLWFLTRSGQMPRLALIGFYMTLVFVGVTIPAGIYAQVGYEESLANVDWLHGGAEVFLTLSNILIVLGFRQAVIQKKASL, from the coding sequence ATGTCTAAAGAAACCCTTTTTGCACTCTCTCTATTCCCCTATTTAGGCTTTCTTTGGTTTCTGACTCGAAGTGGGCAGATGCCGCGTTTAGCTTTAATTGGTTTCTACATGACGTTAGTTTTCGTGGGGGTCACGATTCCGGCTGGAATTTATGCCCAAGTTGGCTATGAGGAGTCCTTAGCAAATGTCGATTGGCTGCACGGGGGCGCAGAGGTTTTTCTGACGCTTTCTAATATTCTGATTGTGCTGGGATTTCGACAAGCGGTGATTCAAAAAAAGGCAAGTCTTTAA